The following proteins are co-located in the Fusobacteria bacterium ZRK30 genome:
- a CDS encoding aldo/keto reductase, translating into MKYNKIKNIDKEISLLGFGCWALSKHGWKDVNQEEAIKTLERSIELGVNFFDTAPIYGFGKSEEILGEVTKSIRKDIVIASKFGLRWNEWGHVTHDISRDSILFEIEATLKRLKTDYIDLYQVHYLDNKTSLEAVFGTLSELKEQNVIKGVGVSNFKLEDLRQASNICDISSIQNQYNMLQTNDEKDILPFCQSNDIGYISYSTLAQGLLSEKVKKGYKFAKMDIRKFNDLFHDRETFDRIETLKSPDKPLIESAFEYVMKQEPLKSILVSTTKVKNLEENIRLIKKLSNR; encoded by the coding sequence ATGAAATATAATAAAATTAAAAATATAGATAAAGAAATATCTCTTTTGGGTTTTGGCTGCTGGGCTCTATCCAAACACGGATGGAAAGATGTTAACCAGGAAGAAGCTATTAAAACTCTGGAGAGGAGTATTGAACTAGGTGTAAACTTTTTTGATACTGCACCAATCTACGGATTTGGGAAATCAGAGGAGATCCTAGGCGAAGTTACAAAGAGTATTCGTAAAGATATAGTTATAGCCAGTAAATTTGGTCTTCGATGGAATGAATGGGGACATGTTACCCATGATATATCCAGAGATTCAATTTTGTTTGAAATAGAAGCTACTCTAAAGAGGTTAAAGACCGACTATATCGACCTCTACCAAGTTCACTACTTAGACAACAAAACATCATTAGAGGCAGTATTTGGGACTCTCAGCGAGTTAAAAGAACAGAACGTAATAAAAGGTGTAGGCGTATCTAATTTTAAGCTGGAGGATCTGAGACAGGCGTCCAATATATGTGATATCAGTAGTATTCAAAATCAATATAATATGTTACAAACCAATGATGAAAAAGATATCCTGCCTTTTTGTCAAAGTAACGATATTGGATATATCTCTTACAGTACTCTAGCTCAAGGGTTACTGTCAGAGAAAGTAAAAAAAGGATATAAATTTGCCAAAATGGATATAAGGAAATTTAATGACTTATTTCATGACAGGGAAACCTTTGATAGAATCGAAACCTTGAAATCCCCTGATAAACCTCTGATAGAAAGTGCTTTTGAGTATGTTATGAAACAAGAACCTCTCAAATCTATCTTAGTCAGCACCACAAAGGTTAAAAATTTAGAAGAAAATATAAGGCTGATAAAAAAATTAAGCAATAGGTAA
- the nusB gene encoding transcription antitermination factor NusB has translation MSRKIAREELFKLLFEADMNKVTPLERLEEFLEDGNRRVEISEDEETSNNVEELTLTKTEVEFIKEFAAGIDKHYGTINQEIAEKMDEWSLETVGNVERSLLRFGVYELMYEETGFEIVLNEIIELAKIYGDATSHEFVNGVLAKFVKK, from the coding sequence ATGAGTAGAAAGATCGCAAGAGAAGAGTTATTCAAGCTTTTATTTGAAGCTGACATGAACAAGGTAACACCATTAGAAAGATTGGAAGAATTTTTAGAAGATGGGAACAGAAGAGTGGAAATATCGGAAGATGAAGAAACTTCTAACAACGTTGAAGAACTTACTTTGACTAAAACAGAAGTGGAATTCATTAAAGAATTTGCAGCAGGAATAGACAAACACTATGGTACTATAAACCAAGAGATAGCTGAAAAGATGGATGAATGGTCGTTAGAAACTGTAGGAAATGTAGAGAGATCATTACTTAGATTTGGTGTATATGAATTGATGTACGAAGAAACTGGTTTTGAAATTGTATTGAATGAGATTATCGAATTAGCTAAAATTTATGGGGATGCAACATCACATGAATTTGTAAATGGTGTATTGGCTAAGTTTGTAAAAAAGTAG
- a CDS encoding DUF2273 domain-containing protein — translation MLEELIERLAINSKKYIGGLMGFAFGYIFITHGIIPMIVVMLTTLLGSIFGDKENIKKLKKILINRLKEE, via the coding sequence ATGTTAGAGGAATTGATAGAAAGATTAGCAATAAATAGTAAAAAATATATAGGTGGACTGATGGGATTTGCTTTTGGTTATATCTTTATAACCCATGGTATTATACCTATGATAGTAGTTATGTTGACAACTTTATTGGGGTCTATCTTTGGAGATAAGGAAAATATTAAAAAGCTAAAAAAAATATTGATTAATAGATTAAAAGAAGAATAG
- the amaP gene encoding alkaline shock response membrane anchor protein AmaP, translating to MFMKFIFGIAWIGIFILAVLGIYIGMFPAYLEILDFNSLITRGAVAGISLVYLLLFVEKLINLFERPKELRMKTPNGMLKISSNSVNNIVKEVVGEHPKVRNLKVKNKTNGKKLKIFVSIDIMSSQSLSDDLNLIQQDIKDRIESYLDLSITEIELRVTKLIKDKSNNGRGD from the coding sequence ATGTTTATGAAATTTATTTTTGGAATAGCTTGGATAGGGATCTTCATCCTGGCTGTACTTGGGATATATATAGGGATGTTTCCGGCATACTTAGAGATATTGGATTTTAACAGCCTGATAACCAGAGGTGCTGTAGCAGGAATATCACTTGTTTATCTATTACTATTTGTAGAAAAATTGATTAATCTTTTTGAAAGACCAAAAGAATTAAGGATGAAAACTCCTAATGGAATGTTAAAAATATCTTCAAATTCTGTAAATAATATAGTGAAAGAAGTGGTAGGAGAGCATCCAAAAGTTAGAAATTTAAAAGTAAAAAATAAAACTAATGGAAAAAAATTGAAAATTTTTGTATCTATTGATATAATGTCTAGTCAGTCCCTTTCAGATGACCTTAATTTGATCCAGCAAGATATTAAAGATCGGATTGAAAGTTATTTAGATTTGAGTATTACAGAAATTGAACTTAGAGTAACTAAGTTAATTAAAGATAAATCTAATAATGGAAGAGGTGATTAA
- a CDS encoding Asp23/Gls24 family envelope stress response protein, giving the protein MSELGNIKIADDVVKVIAAKATIEVDGIYKMTSGVTDEVNKILGINKMTKGVKVEVGEKECSVDVHIVVEYGFPIPVVATNVQENIIKNITELTGLKVVEVNVYIQDVKVKEISKEEVILD; this is encoded by the coding sequence ATGTCTGAATTAGGAAACATTAAAATAGCTGATGACGTAGTAAAGGTAATAGCAGCAAAAGCAACAATAGAAGTGGATGGAATCTACAAGATGACAAGTGGAGTAACTGATGAAGTGAATAAGATCTTAGGTATCAATAAGATGACTAAGGGAGTAAAGGTTGAAGTAGGAGAGAAAGAGTGTAGTGTAGATGTACATATAGTTGTAGAGTATGGTTTTCCAATCCCAGTAGTAGCTACTAATGTACAGGAAAATATAATTAAAAATATTACAGAATTGACTGGTCTTAAAGTTGTAGAAGTAAATGTCTATATTCAGGATGTTAAGGTGAAAGAAATTTCAAAAGAAGAAGTAATATTAGACTAG
- the accC gene encoding acetyl-CoA carboxylase biotin carboxylase subunit, whose translation MFKKILIANRGEIAVRIIRAAKELEIKTVAVYSAADKDSLHVTLADEAICIGPAMSTESYLKIPNIIAAAEATGAEAIHPGYGFLAENADFAKICKRHGIVFIGPSPECINNMGDKATARATAVENGVPLTNGTGIIHKMEDAKKVVHEKIGYPVMIKATAGGGGKGMRIARDDDEFAVNFRAAQNEADAAFGNPDCYVEKYVENPRHIEIQIVGDKFGNVVHLGERDCSIQRRHQKLVEEAPSATLPEDVRVKMGEAAVKLAKAINYDSVGTLEFLVDVNNDFFFMEMNTRVQVEHTVTEAITGFDIIKAQIIVASGHELHVKQSDIELHGHSIECRINAEDPENGFMPSAGTLERYIVPGGIGVRVDSHSYQGYSIPPYYDSMIGKLIVHGVDREEAIIRMKRALEEYKIEGVETTIKFHEKVLENEEFKSGNYSTNFIEKNFPEYLKG comes from the coding sequence ATGTTTAAGAAGATATTAATCGCTAACCGTGGAGAGATAGCAGTTAGAATAATCAGAGCAGCAAAGGAGTTAGAAATAAAGACAGTTGCTGTATATTCTGCTGCAGATAAAGATAGTTTGCATGTAACCTTAGCAGATGAAGCTATTTGTATAGGGCCTGCAATGAGTACTGAATCATATTTAAAAATACCAAATATAATCGCAGCAGCAGAGGCTACAGGTGCAGAAGCTATCCATCCAGGATATGGATTTTTAGCTGAAAATGCTGACTTTGCAAAGATCTGCAAAAGACATGGAATAGTATTTATAGGACCTAGTCCAGAGTGTATCAACAACATGGGAGATAAAGCTACAGCTCGTGCCACAGCAGTAGAAAATGGAGTACCTCTTACTAATGGAACTGGAATAATACATAAAATGGAAGATGCTAAAAAGGTAGTTCATGAGAAGATAGGTTACCCGGTAATGATAAAAGCCACTGCCGGTGGTGGTGGAAAAGGGATGAGAATAGCTAGAGATGATGATGAGTTTGCAGTGAATTTTAGAGCAGCTCAAAATGAAGCCGATGCAGCATTCGGAAATCCAGATTGTTACGTGGAAAAATATGTAGAAAATCCAAGACATATAGAGATTCAGATTGTAGGAGATAAATTTGGAAATGTAGTTCATTTAGGAGAAAGAGACTGCTCTATTCAAAGAAGACATCAAAAATTAGTTGAGGAAGCACCATCAGCTACTTTACCGGAAGATGTAAGGGTAAAGATGGGGGAAGCAGCTGTAAAATTAGCTAAGGCCATAAACTATGATTCTGTTGGAACTTTGGAATTTTTAGTAGATGTAAATAATGACTTTTTCTTTATGGAGATGAATACAAGGGTACAAGTTGAGCATACTGTTACTGAAGCTATTACAGGTTTTGATATAATTAAAGCTCAAATAATTGTAGCATCAGGTCATGAACTCCATGTGAAACAATCAGACATAGAACTTCATGGGCACTCTATTGAGTGTAGAATAAATGCAGAGGACCCGGAAAATGGATTTATGCCTTCAGCAGGAACGTTGGAAAGATATATCGTTCCAGGTGGAATAGGAGTTAGAGTAGACTCTCATTCATACCAAGGTTATAGCATACCGCCATATTACGATTCTATGATCGGAAAATTAATAGTTCATGGGGTAGACAGAGAGGAAGCTATCATCAGAATGAAGAGAGCACTGGAAGAGTACAAGATAGAGGGAGTAGAAACTACTATTAAATTCCATGAAAAAGTATTAGAAAATGAAGAGTTTAAAAGTGGAAATTATTCAACTAACTTTATAGAGAAAAATTTTCCTGAATATTTAAAGGGATAA
- a CDS encoding DNA polymerase III subunit alpha, with product MKNKFVHLHLHTEYSLLDGVGKIDEYLDRALELKMDSVAITDHGNMFGAIEFYKKARKRGIKPILGMEAYISLGSMEEKEKTTYHLVLLAKNEVGYKNLMKLSSIGYLEGFYYKPRIDKIVLKKYSEGLIGLSACMQGEIAHGITDEKTAEELGDVVNSYIDIFGREDFYIELQDNGIPEQYPMNDKLYEVAKEYDLQVVGTNDVHYAHYGQHGLQDVLICIQTGSKVDDEKRMRIHTTELFMKSRDQLVEKLGKYEGALENTVKIAEKCNLEIEFGKFKFPEYEVEKEFKGVHEYLRKLVYDGLDKRYPNGVEEKAIERVEYELEIISRMGYEEYFVVVWDFIDYAKRQNIPIGPGRGSAAGSMVAYTLGITELDPIKYNLIFERFLNPERISMPDIDIDICQERRHELIEYVGKKYGRDRVAQIITFGTMKARAAIRDVGRALNIPLYKVDKLAKLIPQFYTIDRAIRDIGEFKRAYDTDDESKKIIDISRGLENKVRHASVHAAGVVITKNPLTNDVPLYSDSKGEQVCTQYQMKELEDLGLLKMDFLGLRNLTILQRTIDYIEDGVGIKIELSDVPLDAPLVYDALQRGDTLGVFQLESRGVRKLLKKLKPNNFDDVIAVLALYRPGPLGSGMVDDYIGVKNGLKDAKYPHESLEEVLKETYGVILYQEQVMKIASIMANYSLGEADLLRRAMGKKIAELMEENRLTFIERSVKNGYEKKVAENVFYLIDKFAGYGFNKSHSAAYGLIAYWTAYFKEYYSKYYYAALMTSERGNNDKLAIYIDDAKSHGIDVGLPDINKVNNKFIVDGDQIRFGMSAIKNLGEGIIDKLSKDIEEFGMYKTFEDFVVRTKKIGMNKKALEALVLSGTLDNLPGNRREKYSCIEKSLVYAARVAKEDEIQQMNLFGEARATIESFTMGTMEEYKIENILKGEKEYLGFYFTGHPLDKYNELLNVYELDKLVELKVDRPHHVRTCGIISGIKKIITKKNKQMMAVFTLEDHFGTVSCTVFPNEFDKLSNYLVEGNTVYLEGSVQLDFFGGNEEKKIVVREVKYLEDIVEVPSFKVYILVDEETKIKLPKLKQILLNHRGKHKVYIALREKDGNRVVELGEKYKVEPSSEFIHQVAELLGIDKMKIK from the coding sequence ATGAAAAATAAATTTGTGCATCTACACCTACATACAGAATATAGCCTCCTAGACGGAGTGGGGAAGATAGATGAGTATCTGGATCGTGCTCTGGAACTAAAGATGGATAGTGTGGCAATTACCGATCATGGAAATATGTTTGGTGCCATAGAATTTTATAAGAAAGCACGAAAAAGAGGGATAAAACCAATCTTAGGAATGGAAGCATATATAAGCTTGGGCTCTATGGAAGAAAAGGAAAAAACAACCTATCATCTGGTACTTTTAGCTAAAAATGAAGTAGGTTATAAAAACCTTATGAAACTATCATCTATAGGGTACTTAGAGGGATTTTACTATAAGCCCAGGATAGATAAAATTGTTTTGAAAAAATATAGTGAGGGACTCATAGGATTATCAGCCTGTATGCAGGGGGAGATAGCCCATGGCATCACAGATGAAAAAACTGCTGAGGAGTTAGGGGATGTTGTAAATTCCTATATAGATATATTTGGAAGGGAAGATTTTTATATAGAGTTACAGGATAATGGAATTCCTGAACAATACCCTATGAACGATAAATTATATGAGGTGGCAAAGGAATATGATCTTCAAGTAGTGGGAACAAACGATGTTCACTACGCTCATTATGGACAGCATGGGTTACAGGATGTCCTGATCTGTATACAGACAGGAAGCAAGGTAGATGATGAGAAGAGGATGAGAATCCATACCACTGAATTATTTATGAAAAGCAGGGATCAATTGGTAGAAAAATTAGGAAAATATGAAGGTGCCCTGGAAAATACAGTAAAGATAGCGGAAAAATGTAACTTAGAGATTGAATTTGGTAAATTTAAATTCCCGGAATATGAAGTCGAAAAAGAATTTAAAGGTGTACATGAGTATCTTAGAAAATTAGTCTATGATGGATTGGATAAAAGGTATCCCAATGGAGTAGAGGAAAAGGCCATAGAAAGAGTAGAGTATGAACTGGAGATCATAAGCAGAATGGGGTATGAGGAGTACTTTGTTGTTGTCTGGGATTTCATAGATTATGCTAAAAGACAGAATATACCTATAGGTCCCGGAAGGGGATCTGCTGCAGGTAGTATGGTCGCTTATACCCTTGGGATAACAGAATTGGATCCCATAAAGTATAACCTTATATTTGAAAGATTTCTCAATCCTGAACGGATATCTATGCCAGATATAGATATAGATATATGCCAGGAAAGACGGCATGAACTCATAGAATATGTAGGGAAAAAATATGGCAGAGACAGAGTAGCTCAGATAATTACTTTTGGAACGATGAAGGCCAGAGCTGCCATAAGAGATGTAGGAAGGGCTTTAAATATACCTCTTTACAAGGTCGATAAATTGGCCAAATTAATCCCCCAGTTTTATACAATAGATAGAGCTATTCGTGATATAGGTGAGTTTAAAAGAGCCTATGATACAGATGACGAGTCTAAAAAAATAATAGATATATCCAGAGGATTGGAAAATAAGGTAAGGCATGCTTCTGTTCATGCAGCAGGTGTAGTGATAACTAAAAATCCTCTGACCAATGATGTGCCGCTATATTCCGATTCTAAAGGTGAACAGGTCTGTACCCAATATCAAATGAAAGAGTTAGAGGATTTGGGTTTATTAAAAATGGATTTCTTGGGATTGCGGAATCTGACGATACTTCAAAGAACTATAGATTATATAGAGGATGGAGTGGGGATAAAAATAGAACTCAGTGATGTCCCGTTAGATGCCCCACTTGTATATGATGCACTCCAAAGGGGAGATACTTTAGGAGTATTTCAATTGGAATCCAGAGGGGTAAGAAAGTTATTGAAAAAATTAAAACCTAATAATTTTGATGATGTTATTGCAGTTTTAGCCCTATATCGGCCGGGGCCTCTGGGATCGGGTATGGTAGACGATTATATAGGTGTAAAAAATGGATTGAAGGATGCTAAATATCCTCATGAAAGTCTGGAAGAGGTATTGAAGGAAACATATGGAGTAATATTATACCAGGAACAGGTAATGAAGATAGCTTCTATTATGGCAAATTATTCCTTAGGGGAAGCTGATCTCCTTCGTCGTGCCATGGGAAAGAAGATAGCAGAACTGATGGAAGAGAATAGACTGACCTTTATCGAAAGATCAGTAAAAAACGGATATGAAAAAAAGGTGGCAGAAAATGTTTTCTATCTTATAGATAAATTTGCCGGGTATGGATTTAACAAGTCTCATTCGGCAGCTTATGGACTTATAGCTTATTGGACAGCGTACTTTAAGGAGTACTATTCGAAATACTACTATGCGGCTCTTATGACCTCTGAACGTGGTAATAACGATAAGCTGGCTATCTATATAGATGATGCTAAAAGTCATGGGATAGATGTAGGCTTGCCTGATATAAATAAAGTTAACAATAAATTTATAGTGGATGGGGATCAGATCAGATTTGGTATGTCTGCCATAAAAAACTTAGGTGAAGGAATAATAGATAAACTCAGTAAAGATATAGAAGAGTTTGGTATGTATAAAACTTTTGAAGATTTTGTTGTTCGGACCAAGAAGATAGGGATGAATAAAAAAGCTTTGGAAGCACTGGTATTATCAGGGACATTGGATAATCTACCAGGGAATAGAAGGGAAAAATATAGTTGTATAGAAAAATCTTTGGTCTATGCAGCTCGTGTAGCCAAGGAAGACGAGATTCAGCAGATGAACCTGTTTGGGGAAGCTCGTGCTACTATAGAGAGTTTTACCATGGGAACTATGGAAGAATATAAGATAGAAAATATTCTAAAGGGAGAAAAGGAGTACCTTGGATTTTACTTTACCGGGCATCCATTGGATAAATACAATGAACTGCTAAATGTCTATGAACTGGATAAATTGGTGGAATTAAAAGTCGACAGACCACATCATGTAAGGACTTGCGGAATAATCAGCGGGATAAAAAAGATAATAACTAAAAAAAATAAACAGATGATGGCTGTATTTACTTTAGAGGATCACTTTGGAACAGTTAGCTGTACTGTATTCCCTAATGAATTTGACAAGTTGTCCAACTACCTTGTAGAGGGAAATACTGTATATTTAGAGGGCAGTGTACAGCTGGACTTTTTTGGTGGAAACGAAGAAAAAAAGATAGTTGTGAGAGAAGTGAAATATTTAGAAGATATAGTAGAAGTGCCAAGTTTTAAGGTATATATATTAGTGGATGAAGAAACCAAGATAAAGCTGCCCAAATTAAAGCAGATATTATTGAATCACAGGGGAAAGCATAAGGTCTACATTGCACTTAGGGAAAAAGACGGGAACAGAGTGGTAGAGTTAGGAGAAAAATATAAAGTAGAACCTAGCTCAGAATTTATCCATCAGGTAGCAGAACTCCTGGGAATTGATAAAATGAAGATTAAATAA
- a CDS encoding FAD-binding protein, with protein sequence MKYDIIFAGGGQASVFGAYEAINKNPNLKIMVIDKGQMLDKRVCPKEKLGRCVKCPTCAIIYGVSGAGAYSDSKFNMDYRVGGDVHTITSKTLVNETIQYVADIYKNFGFDDEPTGLVYNDEMELIKRRCIENDIQLVDTPTMHLGTDGSRELYSKLINTLLEKGVEFSSNSDFKDLIIEDGKVKGAVIETKEGEKTFYSDKIITALGRSGAKQMMKMCQKHGIGYSAGSVDIGVRVEIPDVVMKTINKNFYEAKMVFYTKKYNDKMRTFCSNPSGFIAVEKHSDNIMLANGHAYKNKKSTNTNLALLCTKSFTEPFNQPFEYAASIAKMSTMLTGGKVLCQSYGDLKAGRRSTEERMSRLNIEPTTEDYVAGDISLACPKRILDNIMEFIEVHDKVTPGFASNDLLLYFPEIKFRSTRMTIDSNMETTVKGLYSVGDSSGYGSGLNIAAVMGILAVRDILGKIK encoded by the coding sequence ATGAAATATGATATTATATTTGCTGGTGGTGGACAAGCTAGTGTCTTTGGAGCATATGAAGCTATCAATAAAAATCCAAACCTTAAGATAATGGTGATAGATAAGGGTCAAATGTTGGATAAAAGAGTATGTCCTAAAGAGAAGCTAGGTAGATGTGTAAAATGTCCTACTTGTGCTATCATTTATGGTGTGAGTGGAGCAGGAGCTTATTCGGATTCAAAATTTAATATGGACTACAGGGTAGGAGGAGACGTACATACTATAACTAGTAAAACTTTAGTTAATGAGACTATTCAGTATGTTGCGGACATCTATAAAAATTTTGGATTTGATGATGAGCCTACAGGGTTAGTTTATAATGATGAGATGGAATTAATAAAGAGAAGGTGTATTGAAAACGATATTCAATTAGTAGATACCCCTACTATGCATTTAGGAACTGATGGTTCTAGAGAATTATACTCTAAATTAATAAATACTCTTTTAGAAAAAGGTGTAGAATTTAGCTCAAATTCAGATTTTAAAGATTTAATAATTGAAGATGGGAAGGTAAAAGGTGCAGTTATTGAGACTAAAGAAGGGGAAAAAACTTTTTATAGTGATAAAATCATAACAGCTCTAGGTAGAAGTGGAGCTAAGCAAATGATGAAAATGTGCCAAAAACATGGGATAGGATATAGTGCAGGATCGGTAGATATCGGTGTAAGGGTAGAGATCCCTGATGTAGTAATGAAAACTATCAACAAAAATTTCTATGAAGCAAAGATGGTATTTTACACAAAAAAATACAATGATAAGATGAGAACTTTCTGTAGTAATCCCAGTGGATTTATAGCTGTAGAAAAGCATAGTGATAATATTATGCTGGCTAATGGTCATGCATATAAGAATAAAAAATCAACTAATACAAACTTAGCATTGTTATGTACTAAATCATTTACAGAGCCATTTAATCAGCCCTTTGAATATGCAGCTTCTATTGCTAAGATGTCCACTATGCTAACAGGTGGAAAGGTATTATGCCAGTCATATGGGGATCTAAAAGCAGGTAGAAGATCTACAGAGGAGAGAATGTCTAGATTGAATATAGAACCTACAACGGAAGATTACGTAGCAGGAGATATTTCATTGGCTTGTCCAAAGAGAATTTTAGATAACATCATGGAATTTATAGAAGTACATGATAAGGTAACTCCTGGATTTGCATCTAACGATCTATTGTTATATTTCCCAGAGATCAAGTTTAGAAGTACAAGGATGACTATCGATTCAAATATGGAAACGACTGTAAAGGGTCTTTACTCAGTAGGAGATAGCTCAGGTTATGGAAGTGGATTAAATATCGCAGCAGTAATGGGAATATTAGCAGTAAGAGACATTTTAGGAAAGATAAAATAA
- a CDS encoding diguanylate cyclase: MSNYSTNILIVDDTRANLISLEAILEGENLNILTASNGNDALKILLKRKIDIVLLDVQMPGMNGFEVAELMRANNKTRDIPIIFITAINKEEEYIFKGYELGAVDYLYKPISNEILKSKVKVFVKLNEQTKIIEEKTRALEEKITQLELVEKKLNHLVRIDELTGVFNRRAFEEMFNLEWARTIRSNGSFSALMIDIDNFKNFNDTYGHLKGDECLKDVAKIIEKTLRRITDEVARLGGEEFIVLLPETDSEGAELIAEEIRKNVEGLQILNEGVDTSRFVTISIGVSSVIPTRFIEKKEFINQADKALYIAKKNGKNMTYVYK, encoded by the coding sequence GTGAGTAACTATAGCACTAATATACTTATTGTAGATGATACTAGGGCAAACCTAATTTCATTGGAAGCGATCTTGGAAGGTGAAAATCTAAATATACTGACTGCTTCTAATGGAAATGATGCTCTAAAAATATTATTAAAAAGAAAAATTGATATTGTTCTTTTAGATGTTCAGATGCCTGGAATGAATGGATTTGAGGTTGCTGAATTGATGAGAGCTAATAATAAAACAAGGGATATCCCGATTATTTTTATTACGGCTATCAATAAAGAGGAAGAATACATATTTAAGGGCTATGAATTAGGAGCGGTTGATTATCTATATAAACCAATAAGTAATGAAATTTTAAAAAGTAAAGTAAAGGTATTTGTTAAACTCAATGAACAGACGAAAATAATTGAAGAAAAAACAAGAGCATTAGAAGAAAAGATAACCCAACTGGAATTGGTAGAAAAAAAACTTAATCATCTTGTAAGAATTGATGAATTGACAGGAGTCTTTAATAGAAGAGCCTTTGAGGAGATGTTTAATTTAGAGTGGGCTAGAACCATTAGAAGCAATGGATCTTTTTCAGCATTGATGATTGATATAGATAATTTTAAAAACTTTAATGATACCTATGGTCATCTTAAAGGAGATGAGTGTCTAAAAGATGTTGCTAAAATAATTGAGAAAACATTGAGAAGAATAACTGATGAAGTTGCACGATTAGGTGGGGAGGAATTTATAGTATTGCTGCCGGAAACTGATTCTGAAGGAGCAGAGTTAATTGCAGAGGAAATAAGAAAAAATGTAGAGGGGTTACAGATACTCAATGAAGGGGTAGACACCTCTAGATTTGTAACTATCAGTATAGGGGTTTCCAGTGTTATACCTACGAGATTTATTGAAAAAAAAGAATTTATAAATCAAGCGGATAAAGCATTATATATTGCTAAAAAGAATGGTAAAAATATGACCTATGTATATAAATAA
- a CDS encoding chemotaxis protein CheB — protein MRYKAIVIGTSAGGVEALKVVLKDIEPIIELPIIIVIHVKERTDGFSKIYEGLNRLTIKEAEDKEDIKNGVIYFAPSNYHLSIEDDYTFSLSVEEKVNYSRPSIDILFESAAEVYTDDLLGIILTGANSDGALGLRKIEKLGGECIVQDPEEAYFDIMPRSALKYIPACKLMSLDSINRYIKKLGGNNCE, from the coding sequence ATGAGATATAAAGCCATTGTAATAGGGACTTCTGCAGGGGGAGTAGAAGCATTAAAAGTTGTATTGAAAGATATAGAGCCAATAATAGAACTGCCTATAATTATTGTTATCCATGTCAAGGAAAGAACAGATGGATTTTCAAAGATATATGAAGGGTTGAACAGACTGACAATAAAAGAAGCTGAGGATAAAGAGGATATAAAAAATGGTGTTATTTATTTTGCTCCTTCAAATTACCACCTGTCCATTGAAGATGATTATACTTTTTCTTTATCAGTAGAAGAAAAAGTTAATTATTCAAGGCCATCTATCGACATACTTTTTGAATCTGCAGCAGAGGTATATACAGATGACCTCTTGGGGATAATCTTGACTGGAGCTAATTCAGATGGTGCTTTAGGACTTAGAAAAATCGAAAAATTAGGCGGAGAATGCATTGTACAAGATCCCGAAGAAGCCTATTTTGATATTATGCCACGATCGGCGTTAAAATATATTCCCGCATGTAAACTTATGAGCTTAGATTCGATTAATAGGTACATAAAAAAATTAGGAGGAAACAACTGTGAGTAA